The genome window AAGCGATCAATGGGGGAACATCACGGCCGGCATCGACCTCGGGCGGCGCATGCGCGGCGTGCAACTCTACGGCATGACCTGTCCGCTGCTGACGGATAGCGAAGGTCGCAAGATGGGGAAATCCGAAAAGAGCGGCACGGTTTGGCTTTCGCCTGCGAAGACGTCGCCGTACCAGTTTTACCAATACTGGGTGAACGTGACCGACGCCGACGTAGCGAAGTGTCTCGCGCTCTTCACCGACTTGAGCCATGCGGAGCTCGACGCGCTCGATGCCGCGCGCGCCGCGGACGCGAGCAAGCGCGAGAGCCAGAAGCGGCTCGCCGACGAACTGACGAAGCTCGTTCACGGCGAGGCCGGCCTCGCCGAAGCGCAGCAAGCGACGCAGACCCTCTTCGCCACGCCGGTCGATCAACTGAGCGGCGAGCTCTTGGAGCAAGCGCTCGCGGGGATGCCGTCTAAAGAGCTTCCCCGCGCGAAGCTCGACGGCGCAGGGCTGAACATCATCGAAGCGATCGTCGCCGCCGGTTTAGCGACGAGCAACAGCGACGCTCGCCGCGCCATCCAAGGAGGCGGGGCCTACGTGAACGACCACCGCATCGACGACCTCAAAACGCAACTGACCGCCGAGCAGTTGATCGGCGGAGCGTCGATGATCGTGGCGGTGGGGAAGAAGAAGAAAGCCGTGCTAAGGTTCGTTTAGG of Planctomycetia bacterium contains these proteins:
- the tyrS gene encoding tyrosine--tRNA ligase, which encodes MSQAPEVLADLRRRGMVHQTTDDAGLSAWLAEKPRTLYAGFDPTADSLHVGHLVALMILRRFQRAGHRPIAIVGGATGMIGDPSGKSDERNLLSKEQLAANVDAMREQMRRFLSFDGPQGALLLNNLDWIGPFTFLDFLRDVGKNFSVNMMLAKDSVKARLGSDAGLSYTEFSYMLLQAYDFVKLHEAHGCELQVGGSDQWGNITAGIDLGRRMRGVQLYGMTCPLLTDSEGRKMGKSEKSGTVWLSPAKTSPYQFYQYWVNVTDADVAKCLALFTDLSHAELDALDAARAADASKRESQKRLADELTKLVHGEAGLAEAQQATQTLFATPVDQLSGELLEQALAGMPSKELPRAKLDGAGLNIIEAIVAAGLATSNSDARRAIQGGGAYVNDHRIDDLKTQLTAEQLIGGASMIVAVGKKKKAVLRFV